One region of Neisseria mucosa genomic DNA includes:
- a CDS encoding tRNA-dihydrouridine synthase C → MQLILAPMQGLVDDVMRDLLTRIGGYDECVSEFVRITHTVHSRSTWLKYAPEIANGNKTPAGTPCTVQLLGSDADNMAVNALEAVRFGADKIDLNFGCPAPTVNKHKGGAVLLKEPDLIHHIVKTLRQRLPEHIPLTGKMRLGYEDKSLALECAAAIAEGGACALTVHARTKVEGYEPPAHWEWIRKIREHVAIPVTANGDVFSLKDYIGIKEMTGCNSVMLGRGAVIRPDLARQIKQYENGETVRDTDFAEVSVWINQFFHLCLAKEANNKYPVARLKQWLGMMKKEFGEAQELFDAVRAVKDAEEVVRILAAFEDKMNA, encoded by the coding sequence ATGCAGCTTATCCTTGCGCCCATGCAGGGGCTGGTGGACGATGTGATGCGCGATTTGCTGACCCGTATCGGCGGCTACGACGAATGCGTCAGCGAGTTCGTCCGCATTACCCACACTGTCCATTCCCGTTCCACCTGGCTCAAATACGCCCCCGAAATCGCCAACGGCAACAAGACCCCCGCCGGCACGCCCTGTACCGTCCAGCTTTTGGGCAGCGATGCCGACAATATGGCAGTCAACGCCTTGGAAGCCGTCCGCTTCGGCGCGGACAAAATCGACCTCAATTTCGGCTGTCCCGCCCCCACGGTCAACAAACACAAAGGCGGCGCCGTCCTGCTCAAAGAGCCCGACCTCATCCACCATATCGTCAAAACCTTGCGCCAACGCCTGCCCGAACACATCCCGCTTACCGGCAAAATGCGGCTCGGTTACGAAGACAAAAGCCTCGCGCTCGAATGTGCCGCCGCCATCGCCGAAGGCGGGGCCTGCGCCCTGACCGTACACGCGCGCACCAAAGTCGAAGGCTACGAACCACCCGCGCATTGGGAATGGATACGCAAAATCCGCGAACACGTCGCCATCCCCGTAACCGCCAACGGCGACGTGTTCAGCCTCAAAGACTATATCGGTATTAAAGAGATGACGGGCTGCAACAGCGTCATGCTCGGCCGCGGCGCCGTCATCCGCCCCGATTTGGCGCGCCAAATTAAACAATACGAAAACGGCGAAACCGTCCGCGATACCGATTTCGCCGAAGTTTCGGTGTGGATAAACCAATTTTTCCATTTGTGTCTCGCCAAAGAAGCGAACAACAAATACCCCGTCGCCCGCCTGAAACAATGGCTGGGCATGATGAAGAAAGAATTTGGAGAAGCGCAGGAATTGTTTGACGCGGTAAGGGCGGTCAAAGACGCGGAAGAAGTCGTGCGGATTTTGGCGGCGTTTGAAGACAAGATGAATGCCTGA
- a CDS encoding uracil-xanthine permease, translating into MNQFKLAVSGTQILFVAFGAMVLVPLLTGLNPALALLGAGIGTLLFQLVTRRKVPIFLGSSFAFIAPIIYSIGEWGLPSTMFGLFAAGFMYFVFAGLIRWRGLAAVHRLLPPVVIGPVIMVIGLSVAAAASSMAMGQADGKQVIDYADSLILSGFTFAVTVVVSVFGSRMMKLVPILIGVASGYTLALIMGLVDTAAIVNAPWFAVPHFETPQVNWQAALFMLPVAIAPAIEHIGGIMAIGNVTGQNYTKDPGLDKTLAGDGLGVCVAGLIGGPPVTTYGEVTGAVMITKNSNPVIMTWAAIFAIAMAFFGKFNAFLASIPMPVMGGIMLLLFGTIASLGVKTLIDSKVDLMLPKNLVIVSSVLTTGIGGMVIKIGTLSFAGVGLCAILAIILNILLPDREQ; encoded by the coding sequence ATGAATCAGTTTAAATTGGCGGTTTCGGGCACGCAGATTTTGTTTGTGGCGTTCGGTGCGATGGTGCTTGTGCCGCTTCTGACGGGGTTGAACCCTGCACTGGCATTGTTGGGCGCGGGGATTGGGACGTTGTTGTTCCAATTGGTTACTCGGCGTAAGGTGCCGATTTTTTTGGGTTCTTCATTTGCTTTTATCGCACCGATTATTTACTCGATTGGTGAATGGGGTCTGCCTTCAACGATGTTTGGCCTATTTGCGGCCGGCTTTATGTATTTTGTGTTCGCGGGTTTAATCAGGTGGCGCGGGCTGGCGGCGGTTCACCGCTTGCTTCCGCCGGTAGTCATCGGGCCGGTGATTATGGTGATCGGTTTGTCGGTAGCCGCTGCGGCAAGCAGTATGGCTATGGGGCAGGCTGACGGCAAACAGGTAATTGATTATGCAGATTCGTTGATTTTGTCGGGCTTTACCTTTGCGGTAACGGTCGTGGTGTCGGTTTTCGGCAGCCGCATGATGAAACTGGTGCCGATTTTGATCGGTGTGGCCTCTGGCTACACATTGGCTTTGATAATGGGCTTGGTAGATACTGCCGCCATCGTCAATGCACCTTGGTTTGCAGTGCCTCATTTTGAAACGCCGCAAGTCAACTGGCAGGCCGCGCTGTTTATGCTGCCTGTAGCGATTGCACCTGCCATCGAGCATATCGGCGGTATCATGGCTATTGGAAATGTTACCGGTCAAAACTATACGAAAGATCCGGGTTTGGATAAGACGCTGGCGGGCGACGGCTTGGGCGTATGCGTAGCCGGTTTGATCGGCGGACCGCCGGTAACGACTTACGGTGAGGTTACAGGCGCGGTGATGATTACGAAAAACAGCAATCCTGTCATCATGACTTGGGCGGCGATTTTTGCCATTGCAATGGCGTTTTTCGGTAAATTCAATGCGTTTTTAGCTTCCATCCCGATGCCTGTTATGGGCGGCATTATGCTGCTTTTGTTCGGTACGATTGCATCTTTGGGTGTGAAAACGCTGATTGATTCGAAAGTTGATTTGATGCTGCCTAAAAATCTGGTCATCGTCAGCTCAGTGTTGACGACAGGTATCGGCGGCATGGTCATCAAAATCGGTACGTTGAGCTTTGCCGGAGTGGGCTTGTGCGCAATATTGGCCATTATTTTGAATATACTGTTGCCGGATAGAGAACAATAG
- a CDS encoding tautomerase, with the protein MPYVNIKVTGGSEAPSAEQKAELIRGVTELLARVLNKNPQTTVVVIDEVDMDNWGIGGESITVRRAKAQKSG; encoded by the coding sequence ATGCCTTACGTCAATATCAAGGTAACGGGCGGCAGCGAGGCTCCGAGTGCCGAACAGAAAGCCGAGCTTATCCGCGGTGTTACCGAGCTGCTTGCCCGTGTGTTGAATAAAAATCCGCAGACCACGGTCGTCGTCATTGATGAAGTGGACATGGATAACTGGGGTATCGGGGGTGAAAGCATTACCGTGCGCCGCGCCAAAGCGCAAAAATCGGGATAA
- a CDS encoding glycosyl transferase: MNPKIPATAAMLVKNSERYLHEVLTALQDFDEVLLLDNGSTDRTFEIAERFTNVSYYKYDFIGFGPMKNLAARLAQNNWIFSIDSDEVADSELIAAIRKAVAENKEQNIFSLSRLNHYNGRLIKACGWYPDIIPRLYHRRFTRFSDRQVHESLILPPDANVRPLEGRLKHYSFENAEGLIQKMQQYSSLYAEENRYKKDSSPFKALLHGSVSFVKNYLLKRGFAYGADGLTISIANAQGSYYKYVKLYERNRNISVALIVTTYNRPDALELVLKSALAQTRLPDEIIVADDGSRQDTAEVVEFIRSHTDIPVKHSWRPDDGFRAAESRNRALAQAKSDYIILIDGDMILDPSFIADHLKLARKGRLIQGSRVILTQSRTQEILDSGELPDLSAFSQGIEKRLSALRCRSLSALIGRQSSRKHKGIKTCNMGFFRSDALAVNGFDNRFVGWGREDSEFVARLFHNGMKRHNLKFAGIAYHLWHHEAERDALPQNDALLKATLSEQKIRCEDGMDEFIK, from the coding sequence ATGAACCCGAAAATTCCCGCCACAGCAGCCATGTTGGTCAAAAACTCGGAACGCTATCTGCACGAAGTTTTGACCGCGCTTCAAGACTTCGACGAAGTATTGCTGCTCGACAACGGCTCGACCGACCGTACCTTTGAAATCGCCGAACGCTTCACCAACGTCAGTTATTACAAATACGACTTCATCGGCTTCGGCCCAATGAAAAACCTTGCCGCCCGCCTCGCGCAAAACAATTGGATATTCAGCATAGACAGCGACGAAGTGGCAGATAGCGAACTGATTGCCGCCATCCGCAAAGCCGTGGCGGAAAACAAAGAACAAAACATCTTCTCGCTCTCGCGCCTAAACCACTACAACGGCCGCCTGATCAAAGCCTGCGGCTGGTATCCCGACATTATCCCGCGCCTTTACCACCGCCGTTTTACCCGTTTTTCCGACCGTCAGGTACATGAATCGCTGATTTTGCCGCCCGATGCAAACGTCCGTCCGCTCGAAGGTCGTCTGAAACACTATTCCTTCGAAAACGCCGAAGGGCTGATTCAAAAAATGCAGCAATACAGCTCGCTCTACGCCGAAGAAAACCGCTACAAAAAAGACAGCTCGCCCTTCAAAGCCCTGTTGCACGGCAGCGTATCGTTTGTCAAAAACTACCTGCTCAAACGCGGTTTCGCCTACGGCGCGGACGGCTTGACCATTTCCATCGCCAATGCCCAAGGTTCGTACTACAAATATGTCAAACTTTACGAGCGCAACCGCAATATCAGCGTCGCCCTGATTGTAACCACCTACAACCGTCCCGACGCGCTGGAGCTGGTTTTAAAATCCGCACTCGCTCAAACCCGCCTGCCCGACGAAATCATCGTCGCGGACGACGGTTCGCGCCAAGACACCGCCGAAGTCGTCGAGTTCATCCGCAGCCACACCGACATCCCCGTCAAACATTCTTGGCGGCCGGACGACGGCTTCCGCGCCGCCGAATCACGCAACCGCGCGCTAGCGCAGGCAAAAAGCGACTACATCATCCTTATCGACGGCGACATGATACTCGACCCGTCCTTCATCGCCGACCATCTCAAGCTCGCACGCAAAGGCAGGCTGATACAGGGTTCGCGCGTCATCCTGACCCAAAGCCGCACCCAGGAAATTTTAGATTCCGGCGAATTGCCCGATTTGTCCGCGTTCAGCCAAGGCATAGAAAAACGCCTCTCCGCCCTGCGCTGCCGCAGCCTGTCCGCCCTGATCGGCAGACAAAGCAGCCGCAAACACAAAGGCATCAAAACCTGCAATATGGGCTTTTTCCGCAGCGATGCGCTGGCCGTCAACGGCTTCGACAACCGCTTTGTCGGCTGGGGACGCGAAGACAGCGAGTTCGTCGCCCGCCTCTTCCATAACGGCATGAAACGCCATAACCTCAAATTTGCCGGCATCGCCTACCACCTCTGGCACCACGAAGCCGAACGCGACGCCCTGCCGCAAAACGACGCCCTGCTCAAAGCCACGCTGTCCGAACAAAAAATCCGCTGCGAAGACGGCATGGACGAGTTCATAAAATAA
- a CDS encoding aldehyde dehydrogenase has protein sequence MFHSINAYTGETLCRRPAQGYAEFAQELAALKLRQQAFARLGVTGRTALLQAFAERLAQNKERLAEMVCEEVGRCLHECRAELDKSVELIRYYVRLAPELLAHKTIATQASLSQVRFEPLGVVLAVMPWNYPVWQVLRFAIPALCAGNACAVKPAPSVARVSAALLELVSDDLPLIGAWLNNDDALKAIEDTDAMAFTGSTRTGRLLAAHAGMHLKKTVLELGGSNPFIVMPDADLERAAVEACYSRFRDAGQSCNAAKRIVVTEAVADRFIPLFLAECAKLQTGNPKDPATTLAPLHREDLRANVHAQVQDAVANGAEVLTGGFIPEGTGWFYPATVLDKVNPDCRVWNEEVFGPVAMILRAKDEEHAVALANDTPYGLGASIYTADTRRAWAFAEKIQAGSVFINRHTSSDLRLPFGGVKASGYGRELSEFGLYEFVNVKTYWQK, from the coding sequence ATGTTTCACAGCATCAACGCCTATACCGGCGAAACCCTTTGCCGCCGTCCTGCGCAGGGTTATGCAGAGTTTGCACAAGAATTGGCAGCGTTGAAGTTGCGCCAGCAGGCGTTTGCGCGGTTGGGCGTTACCGGGCGGACTGCTTTGCTGCAAGCCTTTGCCGAGCGTTTGGCGCAAAACAAGGAGCGGCTTGCGGAGATGGTTTGCGAAGAAGTCGGACGCTGCCTGCATGAATGCCGTGCCGAACTGGATAAATCGGTCGAGCTCATCCGATATTACGTCCGCCTTGCCCCCGAGTTGCTGGCGCATAAGACCATTGCTACGCAGGCGAGCCTCAGTCAGGTGCGTTTTGAGCCGTTGGGTGTTGTGCTTGCCGTCATGCCGTGGAACTATCCTGTCTGGCAGGTTTTGCGTTTTGCCATTCCTGCCCTGTGCGCGGGAAACGCTTGTGCCGTCAAACCCGCGCCCAGCGTTGCAAGGGTCAGCGCTGCGCTGCTGGAACTGGTTTCAGACGACCTCCCGTTGATTGGCGCATGGTTGAACAACGACGATGCGTTGAAAGCCATTGAAGACACCGATGCGATGGCGTTTACCGGCTCGACGCGGACCGGCCGCCTGCTCGCCGCCCATGCGGGAATGCACCTCAAGAAAACCGTCCTCGAACTCGGTGGCAGTAACCCTTTCATTGTCATGCCTGATGCGGATCTCGAACGCGCCGCCGTCGAAGCCTGTTATTCGCGTTTCCGCGACGCCGGTCAGTCTTGCAACGCAGCCAAACGAATCGTCGTTACCGAAGCCGTCGCAGACCGCTTCATCCCCTTGTTTCTTGCTGAATGCGCCAAATTGCAAACGGGCAATCCCAAAGACCCTGCGACCACACTCGCCCCGCTGCACCGCGAAGACTTGCGCGCAAACGTACACGCTCAGGTACAGGATGCAGTCGCAAACGGCGCAGAGGTTTTGACGGGCGGTTTCATTCCCGAAGGAACGGGCTGGTTTTACCCCGCCACCGTGTTGGACAAAGTGAATCCCGACTGCCGCGTTTGGAATGAAGAGGTTTTCGGGCCGGTTGCCATGATTTTGCGGGCGAAGGACGAGGAACACGCCGTCGCCCTTGCCAACGATACGCCCTACGGATTGGGCGCCAGTATTTATACCGCCGATACCCGCCGCGCTTGGGCGTTTGCCGAAAAAATCCAAGCAGGCTCGGTGTTTATCAACCGCCATACCAGCAGTGACCTGCGCCTTCCCTTTGGCGGCGTCAAAGCCTCAGGTTACGGACGGGAATTGTCTGAATTCGGGTTGTATGAATTTGTGAACGTGAAAACGTATTGGCAGAAATAA
- a CDS encoding FrpC operon protein: MRIWYFYRNQKLIMDCILAGLINQKYVTGRVKVGCGKDRVLKNLSALIAVLGSFALAACYPSSENKEEVKMDNQIPITGFERNIKIDLNGTLLSVPYGYLAGSSRDSATRWMSDEEKIYKGGRLDIYVHAKRKGDSWILEPFNRENKDKFVKALKDGLPMIDTISIQKNSECLLDPKYLKKMMLRYGSKEITSSSKNYKAYERFNEEPFYHEFNYIRDDENPVRIQVKDDGRKNGKRLNEPHFSIAVDSCINGLSVDYYPSISAHEYGNFSKQPSQQELIEYHLKIEKLIRSFIK; encoded by the coding sequence ATGAGAATATGGTATTTTTACAGGAATCAGAAATTGATAATGGATTGTATTTTAGCTGGCCTGATTAATCAGAAATATGTTACAGGAAGAGTAAAAGTGGGATGTGGAAAAGATAGGGTATTGAAGAATCTATCAGCTCTAATCGCAGTTTTGGGTTCATTCGCTTTGGCAGCTTGTTATCCATCTTCAGAAAATAAGGAGGAAGTGAAAATGGACAATCAGATACCCATAACGGGTTTTGAAAGAAATATTAAAATTGATTTGAATGGGACGTTGCTAAGCGTGCCTTACGGTTATTTGGCAGGTTCGTCCCGAGATTCGGCAACAAGATGGATGTCGGACGAGGAAAAAATCTATAAGGGCGGTAGGCTTGATATTTACGTCCATGCCAAACGCAAAGGAGATTCTTGGATTTTAGAGCCTTTTAATCGGGAGAATAAAGATAAATTTGTTAAGGCATTGAAGGATGGTCTGCCGATGATAGACACTATTTCGATTCAGAAAAACTCTGAATGCCTTTTAGATCCTAAGTATCTTAAAAAAATGATGTTGAGGTACGGTTCAAAAGAAATAACTTCTTCTTCTAAAAACTATAAAGCATATGAAAGATTTAATGAAGAACCATTCTATCATGAATTTAATTATATTAGGGATGATGAAAATCCAGTAAGAATACAAGTAAAGGATGATGGTAGAAAAAATGGAAAAAGACTTAATGAACCGCATTTTTCAATCGCAGTTGACTCATGCATAAATGGTTTATCAGTAGATTATTATCCTAGTATCAGTGCACATGAATATGGAAATTTTTCTAAGCAGCCTTCTCAACAAGAGTTGATTGAATATCATCTAAAAATAGAGAAATTAATTAGAAGTTTTATCAAGTAA
- a CDS encoding nucleoside hydrolase, with amino-acid sequence MAMNEKIRLIIDTDPGQDDAAAILAAHGLARRGLVDFLGMTVVAGNVGIDLAAKNARIVCDWAGEKDFPVYAGAVKPLLRELETAEAVHGKTGLDGTALHEPRCPLQKQHAVAYLVETLSRAEDASMTLCPIGPLTNIALALSIAPEAVRAIKRIVLMGGNYFEAGNMTPAAEFNFFTDPHAAQIVLQSGAPITVLPLDVTHKAQITSERMNRLRRLKNSNGSRLADILQSYERFDIQQFGLEGGPLHDPCAVICAVFPELFSGRMCRVDVETQSGLSTGACAVDWHGTTGKAPNALWITEVDADRMFEELTAAIAELP; translated from the coding sequence ATGGCGATGAACGAAAAAATCCGTTTGATTATCGATACCGACCCCGGTCAGGACGATGCTGCGGCCATTTTGGCGGCACACGGTCTGGCACGGCGCGGCTTGGTCGATTTTTTGGGCATGACCGTCGTCGCCGGCAATGTCGGCATAGATTTAGCGGCAAAAAACGCGCGCATCGTCTGCGATTGGGCGGGCGAGAAAGATTTCCCCGTTTACGCCGGTGCAGTCAAACCTTTATTGCGCGAGCTGGAGACGGCGGAAGCGGTACACGGCAAAACGGGCTTGGACGGTACGGCGTTGCACGAGCCGCGCTGTCCTTTGCAAAAGCAGCACGCGGTTGCATATTTGGTGGAAACTTTGAGCCGCGCCGAAGACGCTTCGATGACTTTGTGCCCGATAGGTCCGCTGACCAATATCGCGCTGGCGTTGAGCATCGCGCCGGAAGCCGTCCGCGCCATCAAACGCATTGTCTTGATGGGCGGCAATTATTTTGAAGCGGGCAACATGACGCCTGCCGCCGAATTCAATTTCTTCACCGACCCGCACGCGGCGCAAATCGTGCTGCAAAGCGGTGCACCGATTACGGTTTTGCCGCTGGACGTTACCCACAAGGCGCAAATCACTTCCGAACGCATGAACCGCTTACGTCGTCTGAAAAACTCCAACGGCAGCCGTTTGGCGGATATTTTGCAAAGTTACGAACGTTTCGACATTCAGCAGTTTGGCTTGGAAGGCGGCCCGCTGCACGACCCTTGCGCCGTCATCTGCGCCGTGTTCCCCGAATTGTTTTCAGGCAGGATGTGCCGTGTGGATGTGGAGACGCAAAGCGGACTGTCCACCGGCGCGTGCGCCGTCGATTGGCACGGCACGACCGGCAAAGCGCCCAATGCGCTTTGGATAACCGAAGTCGATGCCGACCGTATGTTTGAAGAACTGACCGCCGCCATTGCCGAACTGCCTTGA
- a CDS encoding ferredoxin, with protein MLTDLQAINRLLPQTQCRECGYQGCLPYAQALLHEDAPVNLCAPGGEAVMVDIAALLGKPRVAPVKTQPKAVALIDEAACIGCTACIRACPVDAIMGASKFMHTVISDECTGCGLCLPPCPVDCIDMIPSEQEYLPAARSLSRSSEARFAAAEYAQSRFDWHTERKARDEAERKAMLAEREAAVKAKQAQIQAETKAASKPTFNPMDLIAKAMAKAQSQQDKLVASDNREAFKNRQIEEAKERAELRRAQRDVKYGNEEEKAAALAYLRRYKAEQEAAKEIR; from the coding sequence ATGCTGACCGACCTTCAAGCCATCAACCGCCTGCTGCCGCAAACTCAGTGCCGAGAATGCGGCTATCAAGGCTGCCTGCCTTATGCACAAGCTTTGTTGCACGAGGATGCGCCTGTTAATCTGTGCGCACCCGGAGGAGAGGCGGTGATGGTCGATATTGCTGCCTTATTAGGCAAGCCGCGCGTTGCGCCGGTCAAAACGCAGCCCAAAGCCGTCGCCTTGATAGACGAAGCCGCCTGTATCGGCTGTACCGCCTGCATCCGCGCTTGCCCTGTCGATGCGATTATGGGGGCAAGCAAGTTTATGCACACTGTCATCAGCGACGAATGCACAGGCTGCGGACTCTGCCTCCCGCCTTGTCCGGTGGACTGTATCGACATGATACCTTCCGAACAGGAATACCTCCCCGCCGCGCGAAGCCTGAGCCGTTCTTCCGAAGCGCGTTTCGCCGCCGCCGAATACGCGCAAAGCCGCTTTGATTGGCACACCGAACGCAAAGCGCGCGACGAGGCGGAACGCAAAGCCATGCTTGCCGAGCGCGAAGCCGCTGTTAAAGCCAAGCAGGCGCAAATTCAAGCCGAAACCAAAGCTGCGTCCAAACCTACTTTCAATCCTATGGATTTGATTGCCAAAGCCATGGCGAAAGCACAATCCCAACAAGACAAGCTGGTTGCATCCGACAACCGTGAAGCATTCAAAAACCGGCAAATCGAAGAAGCCAAAGAGCGCGCCGAATTGCGCCGTGCCCAACGCGATGTCAAATATGGCAACGAAGAAGAAAAAGCTGCTGCGCTTGCCTACCTGCGCCGTTATAAAGCGGAGCAGGAAGCAGCCAAAGAAATACGGTGA
- a CDS encoding cytochrome C: MNTKLFSAALLAALTLAACGGGAPAQPKGPISEDRTTAFKAMMPEFSSMGKMVKGEEPYDVEKFKQAAATFAESSKKPFTFFQSDDKGNGRALPAVWSDAAKFKAEEDKFAAAVEKLNATAQTGKLEEIKAAYGETGASCKSCHDTFRAPEE, encoded by the coding sequence ATGAATACCAAACTCTTCTCAGCAGCCCTGCTCGCTGCCCTGACCCTTGCCGCCTGCGGTGGCGGCGCACCCGCGCAACCCAAAGGCCCGATCTCCGAAGACCGTACCACTGCGTTCAAAGCCATGATGCCCGAATTCTCCAGCATGGGCAAAATGGTAAAAGGCGAAGAGCCTTACGACGTAGAGAAATTCAAGCAGGCTGCGGCAACTTTTGCCGAAAGCAGCAAAAAACCTTTCACCTTCTTCCAATCTGACGACAAAGGCAACGGCCGCGCCCTGCCTGCGGTTTGGTCTGATGCGGCCAAATTCAAAGCCGAAGAAGACAAATTCGCCGCAGCCGTTGAAAAACTGAACGCCACCGCGCAAACCGGCAAGCTGGAAGAAATCAAAGCCGCTTACGGCGAAACCGGCGCAAGCTGCAAATCCTGCCACGACACCTTCCGCGCTCCGGAAGAATAA
- a CDS encoding SDR family NAD(P)-dependent oxidoreductase (NADP(+)-dependent; catalyzes the formation of 3-hydroxypropionate from the toxic malonic semialdehyde, catalyzes the formation of 2-aminomalonate-semialdehyde from L-serine; can also use 3-hydroxybutyrate, 3-hydroxy-isobutyrate, D-threonine, L-allo-threonine,D-serine), with product MAILVTGASAGFGEAMCRTFVQAGYSVIGAARRGEKLQALAAELGERFYPLEMDVSRTESIRNALDSLPENFAEIDCLINNAGLALGLETADKADFGDWETMIQTNIIGLTFLTRQILPQMAERKQGYIMNLGSIAGSYAYEGSNVYGATKAFVRQFSMNLRAELADKNIRVTNIEPGLCGGTEFSNVRFKGDDERAEKVYENVESIQPQDIADTALWLYQRPAHMNVNSIEIMPVAQTFAGMKVIRNTLPVPAQAENFEKQSMSLFARIKSWFK from the coding sequence ATGGCGATTTTGGTTACCGGCGCGTCGGCAGGTTTCGGTGAGGCGATGTGCCGCACGTTTGTACAGGCCGGTTATTCCGTTATCGGCGCGGCGCGGCGCGGCGAGAAACTGCAGGCATTGGCGGCCGAATTGGGCGAGCGGTTTTATCCTTTGGAAATGGACGTTTCGCGTACCGAGTCGATACGCAACGCGCTCGACAGCCTGCCTGAAAATTTTGCCGAAATCGATTGCCTGATCAACAACGCCGGATTAGCGTTGGGTTTGGAAACGGCGGACAAAGCAGATTTCGGCGATTGGGAAACCATGATTCAAACGAACATTATCGGTCTGACTTTCCTAACGCGCCAAATCCTGCCACAAATGGCGGAGCGCAAACAAGGCTATATCATGAATCTGGGTTCGATTGCCGGCAGCTATGCCTACGAGGGCAGCAACGTGTACGGCGCGACCAAGGCGTTTGTGCGCCAGTTCAGCATGAACCTGCGCGCGGAATTGGCGGATAAAAACATCCGTGTCACCAACATCGAGCCGGGTTTGTGCGGCGGTACCGAGTTTTCCAACGTCCGATTTAAGGGCGATGACGAGCGGGCGGAAAAGGTTTATGAGAACGTCGAGTCCATCCAGCCGCAAGACATTGCGGATACGGCTTTGTGGCTTTATCAGCGTCCGGCGCACATGAACGTCAATTCCATCGAAATCATGCCCGTCGCCCAAACGTTTGCCGGTATGAAAGTCATCCGCAATACGCTGCCCGTGCCCGCACAGGCGGAGAATTTTGAGAAACAGAGTATGTCTTTGTTTGCACGGATTAAGTCGTGGTTCAAATAG